The segment CTGTTCAACACCAGTGGAGCGGCTAAGGGTCGCGGCTCCGGTTTCACCATCACGAGGCTGCCCGAGAGCGGCTTTCCCCGTTATTAGGCcattataattatcatcaattataagtaattatttgtaattataattaattattataattaattgtgaattataattattaaataattatgaactgtaattatttactaattaattatgaattataattaattattgattagaatgaattattattacgaattataattcattatgaattatagttaattatttgaataattatgaattatagttaattatttgaataattatgaattatagttaattatttgaataattatgaattataattaataattcattataattacaattacttatttatttctattttaacgatcttattgaaattttgcatacatagtATAATTACCGGGGAAGAACACAGGCTACTTATCTCTGGCGACTTATCTAACtgtacgcgggcgaagccacgtgaaaaagctagtagataatgaaatatagtcactagaatttattaaatattatgccGGTGTCAGTCATAGTGATTTTCCGGTCGTCTATAACTTTGGCCTGTCGCAACCAATAGTCCAATCTGTAGAGGTTGATGGTTAGTCCATTACGAGCCTTGGGGTCGAGCATTTTTGCGAAGTCGACGAACTGTCCGTCCAAAGTCGCTTGTTCTTCATCCCCCATCGCACCTAAGATTGGAGGAGAaactatgaatattataataccaaGCATATCAAACAGGCGAGTCGCCCACCTGACGGTACGGGGCCACTCactcaaaatcatttattaacgAAATTGCCATTATGACAATAtagattaatgattttaaagtcagataacAAAGTGAATTGTTgtctaaaatttgaaaaatggtaATGACAGCGCAGTCGCAGCGGCCGAAACGCTCGAAGGAACACCCAAAGGATGACACACGCGCGTTCTTTGCTTTTGTGTCTTGTCTTTTGCCATAATACCCTGTTACTACACTGCCTCGCCCTTAAAACCGGAACACAATAATCCGAGCACTGCTGTTTCCATCCAGACGATTTTGTATGTACAATTAATCTCATAATACTTACGTATATATTCTCGTAAGTAAACTTTACGTGATTcctaatttataaagtaattatacATTACAGGATTTGGTTATACCaatgagtttattgcgaagtttttcctaatttttatttgtatactagatgttgcccgagcTTTGGcttccgtaggaatttcgaCATAAAGTATAggctatagcaatcttggataacgtactttctattggtgaaagaatttttgacatCGGTTTGGCAGTTCTggatattacccgcctcaaacatacaaactcacaagcGCATAgctgtttttaataatagtatagaaagACTAACTACGCCCCAATCCACTCCCGTAAGAATTTATGAGATAAAAAAGGTACCGATCGAACGAAATTTACTCTAGCTATCACAAGAAAGTAGAAACTTATTCGATTACAATTAGTATGATACAGTATATAATGCAATTAGGACAATTACCTTTTAAAtcttagtaattatttttcaatatccTGTTACGGACTTGATATTCTTAATCATGTAAATGACAATATCGGGTTATGTCGCCGATAGACTGTTGTGTAGTCGAagctaaaacaaaatatcgaTAAGACCGAACGCGTGAGTTCAGCAATAACTATTGTGGCAGAACTcctgtatttgttaaaatatattatttaatttagctaatttatttattttttgtttaattaatttatctatttgttaaattgttacacactatgtattataaaataaaataacaggaAAACTTATATACTCGATAGGGCAATAAGCGTTTAGATTGCCGACTGTCGGCAGCCGgactaaaataatgattatatcAACACACAGTAGGATAGCGTACGAGGAAAGGCCTATGCACAGCAGTGGATGGAAATGGTCTGAGATGATACTACCGAATACATCATCATCGCGAGTAACAATaccattaataatattgtagtcATTTAtaccaatggtctgacaagtATGGATGCTGACAACGATGCCatgtggagacgaaaatgttgtaaaatgcACTAAGCTCCAACGCGcgacggctgaggaagaaacctggaatacgctcagatgacaGAGATTCCATTCTATGGTATTATACTGTTATCTGAGCGTTCCATTCTATGAAAAAGGGATGTTGAGTCTAAGTGTTTTAAGAATTTACGTAAACAATTTACACGTGTTTGTGCAAATAgaatatcttttatctttaaaaaaaagtagagAGATTATTGTAATAGTTGTATTGTCGTGGTTGTAAGGCTTCGATGGTATGGTCAAGTTATGAGAAGGGAGGAAaataacattgtaagaaaggtTATGGGTGtgaaattgaatgggaaaagaaACAGGGGCAGGCCGAAGAAAAGGTGGATTGAGTGCATTAGGCAGAATATGgctaaaaaggaagtaacagatcggttaacatcagacagggagaagtggaggagactgacacgctgtaccgaccccacatgaagtgggataagggttGGCTGTTGAGAGAGATACTAATTCAATAGTTTTGGCACATATTAACATCATATATAACCctcgatatttaaataatcgaCATTTGCACAGCACTCTTAGCAAGTCTGGTTAGTCTTTGATGTTGTCAGTTTGGCAGCAAAGAGAAACACGATTTTGCTTTAAGAGACTTTATTCTTTAAGGATTTACTATTCTTATATAGAGACTAATCATGGTTCGTATTCATAATATCGCAGTAATATGGCTGCACTGAACAGAAATTGCGctcttataaatattgtttttcgactgactgaaataaatatcggCTTTTAGAGAATTCGTTCGTACGCAGTCGTTCAGAATGATAAGTGCGATTAACATGAGTTTTCCCGAAAACGATTTCACGATTAATAGTtcaaaaatatcgatatagtAGTTAGTTCCATTCGTGCAACACAGAGGTGCTTCAAACTCACGCcactgtaaaatataatattttttatcgaatttTTGCAActcaattatttatacattccaTGGGCTTCGTTTACCGCTCTTAAATTGTTCGGCCCTGGAgttaatacaagaaaaatacgTACACAA is part of the Plodia interpunctella isolate USDA-ARS_2022_Savannah chromosome Z, ilPloInte3.2, whole genome shotgun sequence genome and harbors:
- the LOC128683139 gene encoding tubulin polymerization-promoting protein homolog, coding for MGDEEQATLDGQFVDFAKMLDPKARNGLTINLYRLDYWLRQAKVIDDRKITMTDTGIIFNKFYKSEINWDEFLEFLEDLANLKELDLEKLHETLTNCGLPGSCAVFVPQYRDFFLTYKPKEKMLF